The following coding sequences lie in one Aspergillus luchuensis IFO 4308 DNA, chromosome 8, nearly complete sequence genomic window:
- a CDS encoding uncharacterized protein (COG:S;~EggNog:ENOG410PHBI;~InterPro:IPR036623,IPR001810,IPR032698,IPR011722, IPR036047;~PFAM:PF08755,PF13369,PF12937;~go_function: GO:0003677 - DNA binding [Evidence IEA];~go_function: GO:0005515 - protein binding [Evidence IEA]) gives MVPSLDYFPEELLHHILCYCPPRSAAALEQTARRFRGVTTKPFLWRYYCLSRFKHWARQHELPAKLASPIPAVDWKSLYILKHLRYRETCRLLDSILANQTGRIEKIRKVIGLGYDAKDALLHNLEIQSSVEDYLARRYYAEALLTCLHRALAVQEWAKLRNGEEVSLYRALGAFDLFRPESDFGSLEEISDRLDSIASLLPISCPDIHQLTSRNKARAVAKFLRANSLTGIGEEKEYHCLEHNFLGIALNDPRHNSLPLISATIYCYVAERFGLNARPCGFPFHVHVIILPPIGYDMDDNVIEDGTRGSPIYMDPFRSEKETPITDLEYQLNFLGVTAVERAKFLAESHPSEVVLRCSKNILNSVQRMSQFPDMRLTPVDVVCAKYAAIWSSLLLSDLARPTDVRHNLLWLMELFATEFPSDIHLIEQYVAPLLHGTPEYEHILESLHVMRAADEIPKQVKRRSSQRREVKYRVGQVFRHRRYDYRAIITGWDTECGAGEQWMRRMGIDRLQGGRHQSFYHVLVEDKSVRYVAEENIELMSPEVSELPSTLVAVAGKHFKRWDWETRTFVSNIRDEYPED, from the exons ATGGTTCCGTCTCTGGACTATTTCCCCGAAGAGTTACTACATCATATTCTTTGCTACTGCCCACCCCGTTCCGCTGCCGCATTAGAACAGACAGCTCGCCGATTTCGCGGGGTAACAACAAAGCCTTTCTTATGGCGATATTATTGTCTGAGCCGTTTTAAGCACTGGGCCCGGCAACATGAGTTACCAGCAAAGCTTGCAAGCCCTATCCCTGCGGTAGATTGGAAATCGCTTTACATACTAAAGCATTTAAGATACCGCGAGACCTGTCGTCTTCTGGACAGCATCCTTGCAAATCAAACGGGAAGAATCGAGAAGATTCGAAAGGTTATAGGGCTTGGTTATGATGCCAAAGATGCCCTTCTACATAATCTTGAGATTCAATCCAGTGTAGAAGATTACTTGGCAAGGAG atattatgcCGAGGCGCTCCTCACTTGCCTTCATCGAGCTCTCGCTGTACAAGAATGGGCTAAACTGAGAAATGGCGAGGAGGTGTCTCTATACAGGGCATTAGGTGCATTCGACCTTTTTAGACCCGAGAGCGATTTTGGCAGTCTGGAAGAG ATCAGCGATAGACTGGACTCGATTGCCTCGCTACTTCCTATCAGCTGTCCAGACATCCACCAGCTCACGTCTCGTAATAAAGCCAGGGCAGTTGCGAAGTTCCTGAGGGCAAATAGTCTCACCGGAATTGGTGAAGAAAAAGAGTACCATTGCTTGGAGCACAACTTTCTTGGTATTGCTTTGAATGACCCTCGGCACAATTCACTTCCTCTGATTTCGGCAACTATTTATTGCTACGTTGCTGAACGGTTCGGCCTGAACGCCCGGCCATGCGGCTTCCCTTTCCATGTCCATGTGATTATCCTGCCGCCCATCGGCTATGATATGGACGATAATGTAATTGAAGACGGGACACGCGGCAGCCCAATTTACATGGATCCGTTCCGCTCAGAGAAGGAAACGCCAATCACGGATCTAGAGTATCAACTAAACTTCTTAGGTGTCACTGCGGTCGAGCGAGCGAAGTTCTTGGCCGAATCCCACCCTTCAGAAGTCGTCCTTCGGTGCAGCAAAAACATTCTGAACTCGGTCCAACGTATGTCTCAGTTTCCAGATATGCGCCTAACACCAGTGGATGTCGTCTGTGCGAAGTATGCTGCAATTTGGTCCTCTTTGTTGCTTTCGGATCTTGCTCGGCCTACTGATGTCAGACATAATCTGCTATGGCTAATGGAGCTTTTTGCTACGGAGTTCCCATCCGACATCCACTTGATTGAACAGTACGTGGCGCCTCTGCTTCATGGAACGCCCGAGTATGAGCATATTCTGGAAAGTCTCCATGTGATGCGAGCGGCGGACGAAATACCTAAACAGGTAAAGAGGCGCTCTTCTCAGCGGAGGGAAGTAAAATATCGCGTTGGGCAGGTATTTAGACATCGCCGGTATGATTACCGAGCCATCATAACAGGTTGGGACACGGAGTGCGGCGCGGGTGAGcaatggatgagaaggatgggaATAGATCGCTTGCAAGGTGGTAGGCACCAGAGCTTCTATCATGTGCT AGTTGAGGATAAAAGTGTTCGTTATGTGGCCGAGGAGAATATTGAGCTAATGAGTCCCGAGGTCTCAGAATTGCCCTCAACACTCGTGGCAGTAGCGGGAAAGCATTTCAAAAGATGGGATTGGGAAACGAGGACATTTGTCAGTAATATCAGGGATGAATATCCTGAAGACTGA
- a CDS encoding putative R3H and G-patch domain protein (COG:S;~EggNog:ENOG410QDR0;~InterPro:IPR001374,IPR036867,IPR034082,IPR000467;~PFAM:PF01585,PF01424;~go_function: GO:0003676 - nucleic acid binding [Evidence IEA]): protein MTRSKAKVRNKKQKSVADDLLDLGKNHLTMQQEARNTEGRSLWRTGSSLRHQTVRFVSAQDIDRESETQPSPSTIEISAHEESLETRKTQNCDQATATSLSERRPDTEDSPLCVELLDEFESTAISDSMKHLSKKSQDDSSEDEVVFRGRRHQYGEGRSRPSDIRTQKVIAGSQQPRASEHSKLDFLSSNSEPKSLPAPKPPQTETCPQEMDDSPNYFSLTSDKRRRKKWKRDDDDILADYIDNIDTEYLIPGILGSSPHSVEAQEPDNADKVIPTSATGLNSAAEKKLQQSEASAQRHNPTLSDEQECGENEVSECHCNHLDEEISQEVSVNRISHTESASTSSSDGSDTEDIEEDKSEDLHADGNSFFASATAFADALEFDPYYGFDIMDFNRPSVKKKSKGKGRSLDISLSDSELESELINAWQNDRAKKKARKQKREELRSQGLLGRGRQNPSLKDKYSNGIGTEDLRSEIRHFLLSPRNSLALPPMSKQHRKLVHELANVLSMKSQSRGKGSSRFPIVNKTSRTPAYSSKTISQMERILSNGRGQRGLKSRDSKPSKPSKSRRGRTDATVSYMDGDVVGGSAPEIGAENKGRAMLEKMGWSIGTPLGSMNNKGILQPVAHIVKNSRAGLG from the exons ATGACACGATCCAAGGCAAAAGTTCggaacaagaagcagaaatCAGTGGCAGATGATCTCCTAG ACCTCGGCAAAAATCATTTGACAATGCAGCAAGAAGCGCGCAACACTGAAGGACGCAGCCTATGGCGGACTGGTTCCTCACTACGCCACCAAACAGTCCGTTTTGTGAGCGCTCAGGACATTGACCGGGAGAGTGAAACGCAACCCTCCCCAAGCACAATCGAGATAAGCGCACACGAAGAGAGTCTGGAAACACGGAAGACCCAGAATTGTGATCAAGCAACGGCTACGTCTCTGTCAGAACGCAGGCCGGATACCGAGGACTCGCCCCTCTGTGTTGAGTTACTTGACGAATTCGAATCCACAGCGATATCGGATTCAATGAAACATCTCTCCAAGAAGTCTCAAGACGATTcgagtgaagatgaggttgtgTTTCGTGGCAGGAGACACCAATATGGGGAAGGCAGATCACGCCCGTCGGATATCCGGACGCAGAAAGTTATTGCCGGTAGTCAGCAACCAAGAGCATCCGAGCACAGCAAATtggattttctttcctcaaaTTCTGAGCCCAAATCATTGCCCGCTCCCAAGCCTCCACAGACAGAAACATGCCCACAAGAAATGGACGATAGCCCAAATTACTTCTCGCTTACCAGCGATAAGCGGCGGCGCaaaaaatggaaaagagacgatgatgacataCTCGCCGACTACATAGATAATATTGACACCGAGTACTTGATACCGGGGATACTGGGCAGCTCTCCGCACTCTGTTGAAGCTCAAGAGCCAGACAATGCCGACAAGGTGATACCAACGTCCGCTACGGGCCTGAACTCCGCAGCTGAGAAGAAACTGCAGCAAAGCGAGGCTTCCGCTCAACGCCATAACCCGACACTGAGCGATGAGCAAGAGTGCGGCGAAAATGAGGTTTCCGAGT GTCACTGCAATCATTTGGACGAAGAAATCAGTCAAGAGGTATCCGTTAACCGAATTTCTCATACGGAAAGCGCCTCGACCTCTTCGTCAGACGGTTCGGACACAGAGGACATAGAAGAAGACAAATCTGAG GACCTGCACGCGGACGGTAACAGCTTCTTTGCGTCTGCGACGGCTTTTGCTGATGCATTGGAATTTGATCCCTACTATGGATTCGATATTATGGACTTCAACCGACCAAGTGTGAAAAAGAAGTCTAAAGGAAAGGGCCGGTCCTTGGACATTAGTCTATCAGACAGTGAACTTGAGTCCGAGTTGATAAATGCCTGGCAAAACGACAgggcaaagaaaaaggctAGAAAGCAAAAACGCGAAGAGCTGCGCTCCCAGGGCCTATTAGGCCGGGGCCGCCAAAACCCGTCCTTGAAAGACAAATATTCCAATGGAATAGGCACCGAGGACCTGAGAAGCGAAATTCGACATTTCCTCCTCTCACCAAGGAATAG CTTGGCTTTGCCTCCCATGTCGAAGCAACACCGCAAACTGGTCCACGAGCTGGCCAATGTCTTGTCTATGAAATCGCAATCTCGAGGCAAGGGGTCTTCGAGGTTTCCCATCGTAAACAAGACCTCACGGACTCCTGCATATTCATCCAAAACAATATCTCAAATGGAACGTATATTATCAAATGGGCGTGGGCAACGCGGGCTCAAATCCCGCGACTCGAAGCCGAGCAAGCCTAGCAAGTCGCGCCGCGGGCGAACCGACGCAACTGTTTCCTACATGGATGGTGATGTCGTCGGAGGATCGGCACCTGAAATCGGTGCCGAGAATAAGGGCAGGGCTATGCTTGAGAAAATGGGATGGAGCATTGGCACTCCTCTTGGTTCTATGAATAACAAAGGTATTCTTCAACCTGTTGCACATATTGTGAAGAACTCGAGGGCTGGGTTAGGATAA
- a CDS encoding putative C2H2 finger domain protein (COG:O;~EggNog:ENOG410PJS0;~InterPro:IPR036236,IPR018253,IPR001623,IPR036869, IPR022755,IPR003604,IPR013087;~PFAM:PF00226,PF12171,PF12874;~go_function: GO:0003676 - nucleic acid binding [Evidence IEA];~go_function: GO:0008270 - zinc ion binding [Evidence IEA]) produces MGQFQSSTSEENASSSAGSPDKKLDYYELLQVNWDASAEEIKKAYRRKALELHPDRNYGNVESATKLFAEVQSAYEVLSDPQERSWYDTHRDVLLGSQGSSGNSGSPHSSRTTTADDVYRIFSRFSPQMEFSDSSDGFYGGLREVFSRLAAEEEIACRGENVEIISYPTFGCRGDDFERVVRPFYVAWGGFSTKKSFAWKDVYRYSEAPDRRVRRLMEKENKRLREEGIREFNDAVRSLVAFVKKRDPRYKTSTQSESQRQEFLRQSAASQAAKSRAANQAKLRDHITQDWAKSEEFEDDETVSSTETEPEVFECVVCRKNFKSLNQFEAHERSKKHVKAIKQLQKEMRNENKQLGLAGDSSEYEAQAAMTFVPDDQAMRVSNADSTPCRSTSGNTLGIDDNEGGIPAPNNAGESQGQRVSHESLRGYIDQNSESEIDYASREVVEGRLQLTSDSTQDTTDAAASLSSDFTHLELDPSKPAVQKLGKAKQKRLKKAEQAKGQSLGTQCTTCSASFPSRTQLFSHLKESDHAQVKGVTRHRKKRV; encoded by the exons ATGGGGCAATTTCAGTCTTCGACAAGCGAAGAGAACGCCAGCTCTTCGGCTGGATCACCTGATAAGAAACTTGATTATTACGAACTTTTACAGGTGAATTGGGACGCATCTGCAGAGGA AATCAAAAAGGCGTACAGAAGAAAAGCCCTTGAGTTGCACCCGGACCGAAACTATGGAAATGTGGAATCTGCTACAAAGCTTTTTGCAGAGGTCCAGTCTGCTTACGAGGTGCTTTCAGACCCTCAGGAGCGTTCGTGGTACGATACTCATCGAGATGTCTTGCTAGGAAGCCAGGGTAGTtctggcaactctggcaGTCCACATAGTTCGCGCACGACTACTGCAGACGATGTCTATAGGATCTTCTCTAGGTTCAGTCCACAGATGGAATTCTCAGACTCCTCGGATGGCTTCTACGGTGGTCTTCGTGAGGTTTTCTCACGACTTgccgcggaagaagagatcgcTTGCCGTGGGGAGAATGTGGAAATCATTTCTTATCCGACGTTTGGGTGCCGGGGGGATGATTTCGAACGAGTTGTACGCCCATTCTACGTTGCATGGGGCGGCTTCTCAACAAAAAAGTCGTTTGCATGGAAAGATGTCTATCGTTACTCAGAAGCTCCCGATCGTCGTGTTCGTAGactgatggagaaggaaaataAGCGCCTGAGGGAGGAAGGCATCCGTGAATTCAACGATGCTGTTCGATCACTCGTAGCTTTCGTCAAAAAGCGCGACCCGCGATACAAAACAAGCACCCAAAGTGAGTCACAGCGCCAGGAATTCCTCCGACAATCTGCCGCCTCCCAAGCTGCGAAATCAAGGGCAGCGAATCAGGCTAAGCTGCGAGACCATATCACGCAAGACTGGGCAAAGTCAGAGGAATTTGAAGATGACGAGACAGTGAGTAGTACTGAGACAGAACCGGAAGTCTTCGAATGTGTTGTGTGCCGCAAAAACTTCAAGAGTTTGAATCAGTTTGAGGCACACGAGCGAAGCAAAAAGCACGTCAAAGCTATTAAGCAGCttcaaaaagaaatgagaaatGAAAACAAGCAGCTGGGACTAGCCGGAGATTCATCAGAGTATGAAGCTCAGGCTGCTATGACATTTGTCCCGGATGATCAAGCTATGCGTGTATCGAATGCCGACAGCACACCATGCAGATCCACGTCAGGCAACACACTCGGcattgatgataatgaagGTGGCATACCAGCACCAAACAATGCCGGTGAGAGCCAGGGTCAACGCGTATCTCACGAAAGCCTACGGGGATATATCGACCAAAACTCAGAAAGTGAAATTGACTATGCATCAAGAGAGGTTGTCGAGGGTCGACTCCAACTGACCAGTGATTCAACGCAGGATACGACAGATGCGGCTGCTAGTCTGTCTTCAGATTTTACGCATCTAGAACTTGACCCCTCCAAGCCAGCCGTTCAGAAATTGGGCAAGGCTAAACAAAAGCGCTTAAAAAAAGCGGAACAGGCAAAAGGACAGTCCCTAGGCACGCAGTGTACAACATGCAGcgcttcctttccttcacGGACCCAACTTTTTTCACACCTAAAAGAGTCTGATCACGCACAGGTGAAAGGGGTCACTCGGcatagaaagaaaagggtttAG